One genomic window of Cannabis sativa cultivar Pink pepper isolate KNU-18-1 chromosome 2, ASM2916894v1, whole genome shotgun sequence includes the following:
- the LOC115720466 gene encoding uncharacterized protein LOC115720466 — protein sequence MYSSSLYNMVYDFSVVVFLVAMLVIAAQPAVTTTRYHEHDRDDHVRDNLNKSSVTQQVSPQTQETIDKICYRVEEYGFCNQAFNENLPSPDTDLVGLTRITIDLSTLNATNTLDFVQRLLANTTDSGQKSALEACEDGYNVVLRCFEDAKVDFNMKDYRSVALDEYVAPRAVGNCVVNIPPFNEELYERNREMRILIAMSLVTAYTLVDIQP from the coding sequence ATGTACTCTTCCTCTCTTTACAACATGGTTTATGACTTCTCAGTAGTAGTGTTTCTGGTGGCTATGCTAGTTATAGCAGCACAACCAGCTGTTACTACTACGAGATATCATGAACATGATCGCGATGATCATGTTCGTGATAATCTTAATAAGTCATCAGTGACACAACAAGTATCTCCTCAAACACAAGAGACGATAGACAAAATTTGCTATCGAGTTGAGGAATACGGGTTTTGCAATCAAGCCTTCAACGAGAACCTTCCATCGCCGGACACAGACCTTGTGGGTCTGACCCGAATAACCATAGACCTATCCACCCTCAATGCCACTAACACACTCGATTTCGTGCAGCGTCTGCTGGCGAACACCACCGATTCGGGGCAAAAGAGTGCACTTGAAGCGTGTGAGGACGGGTACAACGTTGTTTTGAGATGTTTTGAAGATGCAAAGGTTGATTTCAATATGAAGGATTATAGAAGCGTGGCATTGGATGAATATGTGGCGCCTAGAGCTGTGGGAAACTGTGTGGTTAACATTCCTCCTTTTAATGAAGAATTGTATGAGAGGAATCGAGAGATGAGGATTCTTATAGCCATGTCTTTGGTTACTGCCTATACACTCGTCGATATACAGccctaa